One window of the Rhipicephalus sanguineus isolate Rsan-2018 chromosome 2, BIME_Rsan_1.4, whole genome shotgun sequence genome contains the following:
- the LOC125757445 gene encoding uncharacterized protein LOC125757445, whose amino-acid sequence MAATQQLRPLTFYGRVPKGTTNVDICKELVKRFSPSELKCVQDFGAGRFEVTFATMAAVERFLDQSVVKVRNAEVKFEYRGIRVKTVRVLGYPADASDSALLNGLAAYGKVLGMDYEHVPEFKTVLTGNRRVRFEMARPVPNLLPVGSRIVQCEYDGVVRLCRRCFFPGHHAADCKVPQCERCAEFGHARCEAVCKRCGDDHALSACKVTSGAAEGQEAPSKGPEGSPLPETEPVRAEAPGGGEQGTRPELAEASDPSAALPPPAASTDVPAAPADVPAVPAAEEDQGETMDAEPWRLVRGKRRRARSSDSSDERPAAAACGGPGDLEEGLPGVKRTAATDSDSESTQSTVKGSTEGETSLFSSSCPYCGLGTCDGDCSPLSDRVYSSTHEDSSSDEESSQ is encoded by the exons ATGGCGGCCACTCAGCAGCTTCGGCCGCTGACGTTTTACGGTCGTGTTCCTAAGGGCACGACCAATGTTGACATCTGCAAGGAGCTCGTGAAGCGGTTCTCGCCAAGCGAGCTCAAGTGTGTTCAAGACTTTGGCGCCGGCAGATTTGAAGTTACCTTTGCGACCATGGCGGCAGTTGAGCGATTTCTCGACCAGTCTGTCGTCAAGGTTCGCAATGCGGAAGTTAAGTTCGAGTACCGTGGCATTCGTGTGAAGACTGTGCGCGTGTTGGGCTATCCAGCCGATGCCAGTGACAGCGCGCTCCTTAACGGGTTAGCGGCGTACGGCAAGGTGCTTGGTATGGACTACGAGCACGTTCCGGAATTTAAGACTGTCCTCACGGGCAACCGACGCGTACGTTTCGAGATGGCGCGACCCGTTCCCAACCTCCTTCCGGTGGGGAGCAGGATCGTGCAGTGCGAGTACGATGGTGTGGTTCGCCTGTGTCGCAGGTGCTTTTTTCCGGGGCACCACGCGGCTGACTGCAAGGTCCCACAGTGCGAGCGTTGCGCTGAGTTCGGGCATGCCCGTTGCGAAGCGGTATGCAAGCGCTGTGGCGACGACCATGCTTTGTCTGCCTGCAAG GTGACGAGCGGTGCAGCTGAAGGCCAGGAGGCACCTTCGAAGGGTCCCGAGGGCTCCCCCCTGCCAGAGACGGAGCCAGTTCGTGCAGAGGCTCCCGGAGGGGGCGAGCAGGGTACGAGGCCGGAGTTAGCCGAGGCTTCCGacccttccgccgccttgccgccgccggccgCTTCCACGGACGTGCCTGCGGCGCCTGCCGACGTGCCTGCAGTCCCTGCAGCCGAGGAGGACCAGGGGGAGACCATGGATGCGGAGCCGTGGAGGCTGGTTCGAGGAAAGAGGCGCCGGGCGCGGTCCAGCGACTCTTCTGACGAGCGGCCGGCGGCGGCTGCGTGCGGCGGACCCGGTGACTTGGAGGAGGGCCTGCCTGGCGTGAAGCGCACCGCAGCGACGGATTCGGACTCGGAGTCAACCCAGTCCACCGTCAAGGGCAGTACCGAGGGTGAGACGAGCCTCTTCTCTTCTTCTTGCCCCTACTGCGGTCTAGGCACTTGCGATGGTGATTGTTCACCCTTGTCTGACCGAGTGTACTCGTCCACACACGAGGACTCCTCCTCTGACGAGGAGAGTTCTCAGTAG